A single SAR202 cluster bacterium DNA region contains:
- a CDS encoding heme-binding protein, which translates to MSTLDLKTAQKILEGAQAKSSELAANFCICVVDPRGDLITFIREDGAPWRSVFISQGKAAASAAFMQPSGKLAEGGPSPIHQGLMGMLGGRMIPGQGALPVYEGQTIIGAVGVSGGPSQEDEQVALAGITHAGFTTAP; encoded by the coding sequence ATGAGCACACTCGATTTAAAAACTGCACAAAAAATTCTAGAGGGAGCACAAGCCAAATCAAGTGAATTAGCAGCAAATTTTTGTATTTGTGTTGTAGATCCCCGCGGTGACCTAATTACATTTATTCGAGAAGATGGTGCTCCATGGAGAAGTGTTTTTATAAGTCAAGGTAAAGCTGCAGCGTCAGCTGCATTTATGCAACCAAGCGGGAAATTGGCCGAAGGAGGCCCGTCCCCCATTCATCAAGGATTAATGGGTATGTTGGGCGGCAGAATGATACCTGGACAAGGAGCATTACCAGTCTATGAAGGACAAACTATAATAGGTGCTGTTGGTGTCAGCGGAGGCCCTTCCCAAGAGGACGAACAGGTAGCCTTAGCAGGTATTACCCATGCAGGATTTACTACTGCCCCGTAA
- a CDS encoding DUF368 domain-containing protein: MNLKHFIIIALKGMAMGAADLVPGISGGTVALITGIYENLIKSLNKIISVNRKLSDLLAILKSSEFTFLLNLFIGIISGILVFSRLIEYLFNHYEILTWSFISGLIISAIILLILRIKSWDFTNILCIILGIIFGQIIISVQNLDTTHTIPIIFLSGFLAISAMLLPGISGSYILVLLGQYAYIITSLNDLNITVITTFISGAILGLIVFTKIIHAIMTRWNKNTIVLMTGLIIGSITKLWPWKNHNNENISPMSWENINNTEHEIYLSIFLFISALLLGLLISSISINISRKAP; the protein is encoded by the coding sequence ATGAATTTGAAGCATTTTATAATTATAGCTTTAAAAGGTATGGCTATGGGTGCTGCAGACTTAGTACCAGGTATATCAGGAGGTACAGTTGCCTTAATTACTGGTATTTACGAAAATCTAATAAAATCCTTAAATAAAATAATTTCAGTAAACAGAAAATTATCTGATTTACTAGCTATATTAAAAAGTTCCGAATTTACATTTTTATTAAACCTATTCATAGGAATTATTAGTGGTATTTTGGTATTTTCAAGGTTAATTGAATACTTATTTAACCATTATGAAATTCTGACATGGTCATTTATATCCGGACTAATAATTTCAGCTATCATCTTACTGATACTAAGAATCAAATCATGGGATTTCACTAATATTTTATGCATTATTTTAGGCATAATCTTTGGTCAAATTATTATCTCTGTACAAAACTTAGATACAACGCATACTATCCCTATAATTTTCTTATCGGGATTTTTGGCTATATCTGCAATGTTATTACCAGGTATTTCTGGAAGCTATATATTGGTATTACTTGGGCAATATGCTTATATTATTACCTCATTAAATGACTTAAATATAACCGTAATTACAACATTTATATCTGGAGCAATTTTAGGATTGATTGTTTTTACAAAAATAATACATGCTATTATGACGCGCTGGAATAAAAATACGATTGTCTTGATGACAGGGTTAATTATTGGAAGTATAACAAAGCTTTGGCCATGGAAAAATCATAATAACGAAAATATTTCACCTATGAGTTGGGAGAACATAAATAATACAGAGCATGAAATCTATTTATCAATTTTCCTATTTATATCTGCACTTTTATTGGGACTATTAATTTCAAGTATTTCAATAAATATATCCAGGAAAGCACCCTAA
- a CDS encoding MFS transporter — MQQLYKFLNWKPNTSFYYGWVVVGLTLPATFCATGLAQIAIAGAQDYIYEDMGWSRSSIAFAASAGTWIAGLLAPIIGRITDKYGARYLMVFGLLVAACSFFIISFSHNIVMFYSAYITGRAISGPILINLTPRTIVVNFFRKKRNIILSTTSTFRPISGSIIILMFAAFASINIDWRQTYMVLAFLTLIIFPFILIFLRNKPEDIGLLPDGIPYEPNDKSSNEDRTPVLDDEKSFTLKQATKTKTLWIVTAAMSLGLTGQSTIMFSLVPFFVESGISQTNAAVILSIGSFLALGNIGWGYISTYIGSKNSFITSLIIGTCITYYLLSVNTLPEAYIFIFIWGLTANSAVNMGQMIIAEYFGRKWYGSILGVVAPISTICLGMGPFLGASIRDLSSNYTPLIYTVIGINITALVLLFTVRKPEYKESK, encoded by the coding sequence ATGCAACAACTCTATAAATTTTTAAACTGGAAACCTAATACTTCTTTTTACTACGGATGGGTAGTTGTTGGTCTGACACTTCCTGCGACGTTCTGTGCCACAGGATTGGCTCAAATAGCTATAGCAGGTGCACAAGATTACATATATGAAGACATGGGATGGTCAAGAAGCAGTATTGCTTTTGCGGCATCTGCAGGTACATGGATTGCTGGTTTGCTAGCTCCAATTATTGGCAGGATAACTGATAAGTATGGAGCTCGTTATCTTATGGTTTTTGGATTGTTAGTAGCTGCATGTTCGTTTTTTATTATTTCCTTTTCTCATAATATCGTAATGTTTTATTCAGCTTATATAACTGGTCGTGCGATAAGTGGTCCGATATTAATCAATCTCACACCTCGTACAATTGTTGTGAATTTTTTTAGAAAAAAACGCAATATAATTCTTTCAACAACATCCACTTTTAGACCTATAAGTGGATCAATAATTATCCTTATGTTTGCTGCTTTTGCTAGTATTAATATTGATTGGCGACAAACTTATATGGTTTTAGCATTTCTAACCCTCATAATTTTCCCTTTTATTTTGATTTTCCTCCGAAACAAACCTGAAGATATTGGATTATTACCTGATGGTATTCCCTACGAACCTAATGATAAATCCTCTAACGAAGATCGAACTCCAGTATTGGATGATGAAAAAAGTTTTACACTAAAACAAGCAACAAAAACTAAAACATTGTGGATTGTTACCGCAGCAATGTCACTTGGGTTAACTGGGCAATCAACTATTATGTTTAGCTTAGTCCCATTTTTTGTCGAATCAGGTATCTCACAAACCAATGCTGCAGTAATTTTAAGTATAGGATCATTTTTAGCCTTAGGAAATATAGGTTGGGGGTATATATCAACTTATATTGGTTCAAAAAATAGTTTTATTACATCCTTGATAATTGGAACTTGTATTACCTACTATTTACTTTCGGTAAATACTTTACCAGAAGCTTATATTTTTATTTTTATCTGGGGTTTAACTGCAAACTCAGCCGTTAACATGGGGCAAATGATAATAGCAGAATACTTTGGAAGAAAATGGTATGGTTCTATTTTAGGTGTTGTGGCGCCTATATCTACCATTTGTCTGGGCATGGGGCCATTTTTAGGAGCATCGATTCGTGATTTGAGTAGCAATTACACACCCTTAATATATACAGTTATCGGGATAAATATTACGGCACTTGTATTGTTATTTACCGTAAGAAAGCCTGAATATAAAGAATCTAAATAA
- a CDS encoding diaminopimelate epimerase → MKISFSKMHGCGNDYIVVDGRDLDLNWSNIALKYCERKFSVGADGLLVVKSSEKAPVKMSMYNPDGSEAQMCGNGIRCFTKYIIENEIVEYQQDGLLIETLAGVLTVYPHKNSNGLIDSVNVSMGEPVFSPDKLPVSSTLLSLSKIIDHKISVNDQDIQISCVSMGNPHAVAFIEDDVDNFPLDTIGPIVENLDLFPERINFHIVNVLDKTKIKARSWERGAGLTLACGTGACAIQAISQDRGFTDNNIDLYMPGGKLNMKWEGKGQSVFMEGPAELVFDSFLIVS, encoded by the coding sequence ATGAAAATATCTTTCAGTAAAATGCATGGCTGTGGCAATGATTATATTGTAGTTGATGGGCGTGACTTAGATCTAAACTGGTCAAATATTGCTTTAAAATATTGTGAAAGAAAATTTAGTGTTGGTGCTGATGGCTTGTTAGTTGTAAAAAGTTCTGAAAAAGCGCCAGTAAAAATGAGTATGTATAACCCTGATGGTTCCGAAGCACAAATGTGTGGGAATGGTATCCGTTGTTTTACGAAATATATAATTGAAAATGAAATAGTCGAATATCAACAAGATGGATTATTGATTGAAACTCTCGCAGGTGTTTTAACAGTGTATCCACATAAAAACTCTAATGGATTGATCGATAGCGTAAACGTATCAATGGGGGAACCTGTTTTTTCTCCAGACAAACTACCTGTTTCATCTACATTATTAAGTCTTTCGAAGATTATTGATCATAAAATTTCTGTAAATGATCAAGATATACAAATTTCTTGTGTGTCTATGGGAAACCCTCATGCAGTCGCATTTATTGAGGATGATGTTGATAATTTCCCTTTAGATACAATAGGTCCGATAGTCGAAAACTTAGATCTTTTTCCTGAAAGGATTAATTTCCACATAGTAAATGTGTTGGATAAAACAAAAATTAAGGCAAGATCATGGGAGCGAGGAGCCGGATTAACTCTTGCATGCGGTACTGGTGCTTGTGCAATACAAGCAATATCCCAAGATAGAGGATTTACTGATAATAATATTGATCTTTATATGCCTGGTGGTAAGTTAAATATGAAATGGGAAGGTAAGGGGCAATCAGTATTTATGGAAGGTCCTGCCGAACTCGTTTTTGATTCATTTTTGATAGTCAGCTAA
- a CDS encoding CoA transferase, translating to MENYMNLPLSDIRVLDLTWVVSGPQASRLLADFGAEILKIERPTVGDPVRANHGMFVYFNRNKKAIQIDLNTPEGLSTFKELLLISDVVMENFSSGIMARWGLDYLGLSKINPTIVYLSMPGFGHDGPYKTYQSNGPTIQAISGQTYICGAPNLGPAGWGYSYMDHTAGYLGASAVLQALYHRNNTGEGQFIDLAQYEAATSLMGTYLLDYEVNGEENATTLKRTANKGVNPAAAPQGVYEGKTADTWIALSISTDQQWESLTHILNSDVLKNDKRFKTFDTRLDNWAELDTEISTITKDLDVVELAKKLQLQNIPASHVQDTVTRAEKDIHLKKRNHITEVEDEDGRLVRVDSLPFKMQSIPEPDYTYAPQHGEHNTYVFSEILGKNL from the coding sequence ATGGAGAATTATATGAATTTACCTTTATCTGATATAAGAGTTTTAGACCTAACATGGGTAGTCTCTGGCCCACAAGCTAGCAGATTGCTAGCTGATTTTGGTGCGGAGATTTTAAAAATTGAACGCCCTACTGTAGGAGATCCTGTAAGAGCTAATCATGGAATGTTTGTGTATTTCAACAGAAATAAAAAAGCAATTCAAATTGATCTAAATACCCCAGAAGGATTGAGTACATTTAAGGAATTATTATTAATTAGTGATGTTGTGATGGAGAATTTTAGTTCTGGTATTATGGCTCGTTGGGGGTTAGATTATTTAGGGTTATCTAAAATAAACCCTACTATTGTATATCTTAGTATGCCTGGATTTGGTCATGACGGGCCTTATAAAACCTACCAGTCAAATGGCCCCACAATACAGGCTATTTCAGGACAGACATATATCTGCGGTGCCCCTAATCTAGGACCTGCAGGTTGGGGATATTCGTATATGGATCATACTGCTGGATACCTAGGAGCGTCTGCAGTATTACAAGCTTTATATCATAGAAATAATACTGGAGAAGGTCAGTTTATTGACTTGGCTCAATACGAGGCTGCAACATCTCTCATGGGAACATATTTGCTAGATTATGAAGTTAATGGGGAAGAAAATGCCACTACTCTGAAAAGAACAGCAAATAAAGGTGTAAATCCAGCTGCAGCCCCACAAGGAGTTTATGAAGGTAAAACTGCAGACACATGGATAGCTCTATCTATATCAACTGACCAACAATGGGAATCACTAACACATATTTTGAATTCTGATGTACTAAAGAATGATAAACGATTCAAAACATTTGATACTCGATTAGATAACTGGGCAGAACTAGATACTGAAATTAGCACTATTACTAAAGATTTAGATGTAGTTGAATTAGCAAAAAAACTTCAACTACAAAATATTCCAGCCTCACATGTACAAGATACTGTAACTAGAGCAGAAAAAGATATTCATTTAAAAAAACGAAATCATATAACTGAAGTTGAGGATGAAGATGGCCGATTAGTTCGAGTTGATTCACTTCCTTTTAAAATGCAGAGTATACCAGAACCAGATTATACCTATGCACCGCAACACGGCGAACATAACACCTATGTATTTAGTGAAATATTAGGGAAAAATTTATGA
- a CDS encoding peptidase E translates to MTEKQIIAFGGLRPVGRKIHPLINYILELPNKDNPKIAYIPTATGDAETSIVGFYNRFPGDRCERSHMTLFNRTISDLEEYLLSQDIILVSGGNTANMLAVWRIHGVDKILKKAWDKGIILCGGSAGSLCWFDCGTTDSFSMYELAPLYDGLGFIPGSHCPHYDGEAQRRPLYHKLVSEGFPAGYAIDEDAAVHFIDQKVHNVVSSRKNAMAYYVEMQNSSIVEKKLETQILQ, encoded by the coding sequence ATGACTGAAAAACAAATAATAGCTTTCGGTGGATTAAGACCTGTTGGGAGAAAAATTCACCCATTAATTAATTATATTTTAGAATTACCTAATAAAGATAATCCTAAAATTGCATATATTCCTACAGCAACAGGAGATGCAGAAACATCTATAGTTGGTTTTTATAACAGATTTCCTGGTGACAGATGTGAAAGAAGTCATATGACATTATTCAACAGAACAATTTCAGATCTTGAAGAATATCTCTTAAGTCAGGACATAATTTTAGTGAGTGGAGGTAATACTGCTAATATGTTAGCTGTCTGGAGAATTCATGGAGTTGATAAGATTTTAAAAAAAGCCTGGGATAAAGGAATAATTCTTTGCGGAGGAAGTGCTGGATCATTATGCTGGTTTGATTGCGGAACAACTGATTCTTTTAGTATGTACGAATTAGCACCTTTATATGATGGTTTAGGATTTATTCCAGGATCTCACTGTCCACATTACGACGGAGAGGCTCAAAGACGTCCTTTATATCATAAACTCGTTTCAGAAGGCTTTCCGGCTGGTTATGCAATAGACGAAGACGCAGCAGTGCATTTTATCGATCAAAAGGTACATAATGTCGTAAGCTCTCGTAAAAACGCGATGGCGTACTATGTTGAAATGCAAAATTCCTCAATTGTAGAGAAAAAGCTCGAAACACAAATTCTTCAGTAG
- a CDS encoding amidohydrolase family protein: CGLDEEIGSLETGKRADLLILNPGLNALPIDDPYFAIVNSLRGSDVNDVIINGQMVMRNSTILNVDENEIAQKVSVRAPQLRQTILDNIN; this comes from the coding sequence TTGTGGTCTTGATGAAGAAATTGGCTCACTAGAAACAGGGAAACGCGCTGACTTATTAATTCTCAATCCAGGACTTAATGCTTTACCAATAGACGATCCTTACTTTGCGATTGTAAATTCCTTACGTGGTAGTGATGTAAATGATGTGATTATCAATGGCCAGATGGTCATGCGTAATAGTACAATTCTAAATGTGGATGAGAATGAAATCGCCCAAAAAGTATCTGTTCGGGCACCACAATTACGACAAACTATTCTGGATAATATCAATTAA
- the smpB gene encoding SsrA-binding protein SmpB, with product MKKNKNSSNVISTNRRASYSYELVQKYEAGIVLTGSEIKSVRLGKIDIRQSYARPIGNEIFLVSAHIAQYEHSNAQNHEPERTRKLLLHKTEVSNLIKGVNEQGYTIVPTRVYIKNKVAKVEIALAKGKRQYDKRQTIIRRENEREMQRSIKNKLKN from the coding sequence ATGAAAAAAAACAAAAATTCATCTAATGTAATATCGACTAATCGTCGTGCCAGCTACAGCTATGAATTAGTACAAAAGTACGAAGCTGGCATTGTCTTAACTGGTTCAGAGATAAAGTCAGTAAGGTTAGGTAAAATTGATATACGACAATCGTATGCAAGACCTATTGGAAACGAAATATTTTTAGTGAGTGCTCATATTGCTCAGTACGAGCACTCAAATGCCCAAAATCACGAGCCTGAACGTACCAGAAAATTATTACTTCATAAAACTGAAGTATCTAATCTTATTAAAGGAGTTAATGAACAAGGTTATACTATTGTTCCAACACGGGTATATATAAAAAATAAAGTTGCTAAAGTTGAAATTGCACTTGCTAAAGGTAAACGTCAATACGACAAACGCCAAACAATCATAAGACGAGAAAACGAACGTGAAATGCAGCGTTCAATCAAAAATAAACTAAAAAACTAA
- a CDS encoding iron-containing alcohol dehydrogenase, translating into MAHSTNYRYLSPSSRIFAGRALSNNLSSEVRRIGAKRVMILSSYSVAQTTNLVTQVQELLGDNYAGSYTNARKESPRKLVEEGVEFTKNLNPDLIVVIGGGSAVVTCRAITILVGEGVSLDDIYTKHFPEGPPEVSRLTKPKIPNFLVLTTPTNGADRGGAAIYDDNPPHRKEIFDPKTRPSTIFLDRDALLTAPFELYRDTSTTTVAGTINALLNTELSPFSLTDYRQSLELCMEYLPKLFKDPNDGDARLQLAAAALLANRAAQASYNSNVQGENTGLGRQLRYKYPHIGQGLASITNVQTELKINQKVNSSVIANIGKIMGLSQGSASDYEFAGDTINYLTDFIAGIGFPTRLRDMSVDKKDFEEIAKLDISEPAFGQGAGRVKDLSRMMEILEMAW; encoded by the coding sequence ATGGCACATTCCACTAATTATCGATATTTAAGTCCATCTTCAAGAATATTTGCAGGTCGGGCTCTATCCAATAACTTGTCCTCTGAAGTCAGAAGAATAGGCGCAAAGAGGGTTATGATTTTATCAAGTTATTCAGTTGCACAAACAACTAATTTGGTAACTCAGGTTCAAGAATTACTTGGAGATAATTATGCAGGAAGCTATACAAATGCTAGAAAAGAATCACCAAGAAAATTAGTTGAAGAAGGTGTGGAGTTTACTAAGAATCTCAATCCAGATTTGATAGTAGTAATTGGAGGTGGTAGTGCTGTAGTGACTTGTAGAGCTATTACTATTTTAGTAGGGGAAGGGGTTAGCTTAGATGATATTTATACAAAACATTTCCCCGAAGGTCCTCCTGAAGTTTCAAGACTAACCAAACCTAAGATTCCTAATTTTTTGGTTTTGACAACTCCTACTAATGGTGCAGATAGAGGTGGCGCTGCTATTTATGATGATAATCCTCCACATAGAAAGGAAATATTTGATCCTAAAACTAGGCCATCAACTATATTTTTAGACCGGGACGCACTATTAACGGCTCCCTTTGAACTATATCGAGATACTTCTACTACCACTGTTGCAGGAACAATTAATGCATTATTAAACACTGAGCTTAGTCCATTTTCTTTGACAGATTATCGACAATCACTTGAATTGTGTATGGAATATCTTCCTAAACTCTTTAAAGATCCAAATGATGGTGATGCTAGACTTCAATTAGCTGCAGCAGCATTATTAGCAAATCGGGCAGCTCAAGCATCGTATAACTCAAATGTACAGGGAGAAAATACAGGCTTAGGTAGGCAATTACGATATAAATATCCTCATATTGGACAGGGTTTAGCAAGTATTACTAATGTACAAACAGAACTGAAAATCAATCAAAAAGTTAATAGTTCTGTTATTGCAAATATTGGTAAAATTATGGGTTTAAGTCAGGGCTCTGCTTCTGATTATGAATTTGCAGGGGATACAATTAACTATCTTACAGATTTTATTGCTGGTATAGGTTTCCCAACTCGATTAAGAGATATGAGTGTGGACAAAAAAGACTTTGAGGAAATAGCTAAGTTAGATATAAGCGAACCTGCTTTTGGCCAAGGTGCAGGCAGGGTAAAAGATTTATCTAGAATGATGGAAATTTTAGAAATGGCTTGGTAG
- a CDS encoding DinB family protein yields the protein MIDEIRELFDKIDSQRASLLEVLSGISDEEATIQPKEKGTGEEGDGWSVKQQIAHLIHAEPTWIEWADNILSNPGAIVGQEPVENGDSQIFLNDLDIANDHPLQFWIDKLNQNRLDNIKLIESMNLDSQEKILSAGKHRIFGDMNVIQFLRAIYRHDRMHLDQILGNEQSFILKRRT from the coding sequence ATGATTGATGAAATTAGAGAGCTATTTGATAAAATTGATTCTCAAAGAGCCAGCTTATTAGAAGTCCTTTCAGGTATATCTGATGAAGAGGCTACTATACAGCCTAAAGAAAAAGGTACTGGAGAAGAAGGAGATGGATGGTCTGTAAAACAACAGATAGCTCATCTTATACATGCTGAACCAACCTGGATAGAATGGGCAGATAATATTTTATCAAATCCAGGTGCTATAGTTGGTCAAGAACCAGTTGAAAATGGCGACTCTCAGATTTTTCTAAATGACTTGGATATTGCTAATGATCATCCATTACAGTTTTGGATTGATAAACTTAATCAAAATCGTTTAGATAATATTAAATTAATTGAAAGTATGAATTTAGATTCTCAGGAAAAAATTCTTTCAGCGGGTAAGCATAGAATTTTTGGCGACATGAATGTTATTCAATTTTTACGAGCTATCTACAGGCATGACCGGATGCATCTTGATCAAATCTTAGGTAATGAGCAATCCTTTATCCTTAAAAGAAGAACTTAA
- a CDS encoding SRPBCC family protein produces the protein MSKSEFFTNRVWVNKTKTEVFDFFSDLNNLVLLTPPLMNMNIDQSYLSNKVKKDTSFQIKIGYRPFILKWQSEITDWNPSDHFADMQATGPYSKWIHNHSFIEENGGTWIVDEVEYVPKFFPTLGRLFYKLLLTFMFQYRDKQVKKLL, from the coding sequence ATGTCTAAATCTGAATTTTTTACTAACAGGGTATGGGTTAACAAAACTAAAACAGAAGTTTTTGATTTTTTTAGCGATCTAAATAATTTAGTTTTATTGACCCCGCCCTTGATGAATATGAATATAGATCAATCATACCTTTCCAATAAAGTAAAAAAAGATACATCATTTCAGATTAAAATAGGATATCGACCTTTTATATTAAAATGGCAAAGTGAAATTACTGACTGGAATCCATCAGACCACTTTGCCGACATGCAAGCTACAGGGCCTTATTCTAAATGGATTCATAATCACAGTTTTATTGAAGAAAATGGTGGGACCTGGATAGTTGATGAAGTGGAATATGTACCTAAGTTTTTTCCTACCTTGGGCAGGCTTTTTTATAAGCTACTATTAACGTTTATGTTTCAATATCGTGATAAGCAAGTGAAGAAACTTCTATAA
- a CDS encoding SDR family oxidoreductase, with protein sequence MSDLSGKVAIITGAGRLRGIGRAAAVALAQDGADIVITGTGRSPDSFPEDEKQVGWKDIESTAEQVRDLGRECLPLICNAADSNDVNSVVKQTMDKFGRVDILVNNAAFARAEDRVPVVEMDDEIFKKVIDIKVIGGYLFAKAVAKILIAQDQGGQIINLSSTAGRQGSARTSAYNTANFALHGFTQALAHELAPNQITVNAVCPGPVTTARMDVLGDKGWEATLSRIPMGRAATDEDIAGVVRWLCSPEASLITGQHININGGTVMD encoded by the coding sequence ATGTCAGACTTATCAGGGAAAGTTGCGATTATTACAGGTGCTGGAAGATTACGCGGAATAGGACGTGCTGCAGCTGTGGCATTAGCACAGGATGGAGCAGATATAGTTATTACCGGTACTGGTCGTTCTCCAGATTCATTTCCAGAAGATGAAAAGCAAGTAGGCTGGAAAGATATTGAGAGCACAGCTGAACAGGTAAGAGATCTTGGCAGAGAATGCTTGCCGTTAATATGCAACGCTGCAGATTCAAATGATGTTAATTCTGTTGTAAAACAGACGATGGATAAATTTGGTAGAGTTGATATCTTAGTAAATAATGCAGCATTTGCCAGAGCAGAAGATAGGGTGCCTGTAGTAGAAATGGATGATGAAATTTTCAAAAAGGTAATTGATATTAAAGTTATAGGTGGTTATCTTTTTGCTAAGGCAGTCGCAAAAATATTGATAGCTCAAGATCAGGGAGGGCAGATTATTAATCTTTCGTCCACTGCAGGAAGGCAAGGATCTGCGCGTACTTCTGCCTATAATACTGCAAACTTTGCATTACATGGATTCACTCAAGCTTTAGCTCATGAATTGGCACCTAATCAAATAACTGTTAATGCTGTTTGCCCAGGCCCGGTGACAACAGCCAGAATGGATGTTCTTGGTGATAAGGGGTGGGAAGCCACTCTTTCACGAATACCGATGGGGAGAGCAGCAACCGATGAAGATATTGCTGGTGTTGTTCGTTGGCTTTGTAGTCCAGAAGCCTCACTTATTACTGGCCAACATATCAATATTAACGGTGGAACAGTAATGGATTAA
- a CDS encoding citrate (Si)-synthase: protein MASDSGIEIKRGLMNVYFDRTESCLVDGEIGKLLYRGYNIHDLAENSTFEEVMYLLLFGELPNYDQLGEFTESMVQDRSIPDEIFDIIKMIKDSHPMDVLRTCVSALSNWDPEVSDNSQEAIIRKGLRLTAKAPTIVCAHHRIRNGLDPVAPSTTLNHAGNFLYMLFDKEPTVEEQSIMDVDFILHAEHGSNASAFAARVAASTQSDLHSAVVAGIGTLKGPAHGGAAEEVMKMAQDIGSPDNAEKYAKDLLGSGGRVMGFGHRVYKAEDPRARHMKQRSRDYGIEKGQPQWFEILTSLQKVMEPYGARGIHVNVDFFAGSVYSLMGIPEDLFISIFALGRVPGWTLNVAEQYDNNILLRPRLEYVGPMDLEYKDIDSR, encoded by the coding sequence ATGGCTTCAGACAGCGGTATTGAAATAAAAAGGGGTTTGATGAATGTCTATTTCGATCGCACTGAATCTTGTTTAGTAGACGGTGAAATAGGAAAATTACTTTACCGTGGATATAATATTCATGATTTAGCTGAAAATTCAACTTTCGAAGAAGTAATGTATTTATTGCTATTTGGCGAGTTACCTAATTATGACCAATTAGGAGAATTTACTGAAAGTATGGTTCAGGACAGATCTATTCCAGATGAAATCTTTGATATAATTAAAATGATCAAAGACTCACACCCTATGGATGTTTTAAGAACTTGTGTATCTGCTTTGTCCAATTGGGATCCTGAAGTTTCTGATAATTCCCAAGAAGCAATTATACGAAAAGGTCTGCGATTAACAGCCAAAGCTCCAACAATTGTTTGTGCTCATCATAGAATCCGAAATGGTTTAGATCCTGTAGCTCCAAGTACTACATTAAATCATGCAGGTAATTTTCTATATATGCTATTTGATAAAGAACCTACTGTTGAAGAACAAAGTATTATGGATGTTGATTTTATTCTTCATGCCGAGCATGGTTCTAACGCTTCAGCATTTGCTGCAAGAGTTGCTGCATCAACACAAAGTGATTTACATTCAGCTGTTGTTGCTGGAATAGGAACATTAAAAGGTCCTGCACATGGTGGTGCAGCTGAAGAAGTAATGAAAATGGCTCAAGATATTGGAAGCCCAGATAATGCAGAGAAATATGCAAAAGATTTATTGGGTTCAGGTGGTCGTGTTATGGGATTTGGTCATCGTGTTTATAAAGCTGAAGACCCACGTGCAAGACATATGAAACAACGTTCAAGAGACTATGGTATAGAAAAAGGCCAGCCACAATGGTTTGAAATCTTAACGAGCCTTCAGAAGGTTATGGAACCATATGGAGCTCGAGGGATTCATGTAAATGTTGATTTTTTTGCTGGTTCAGTATATTCATTAATGGGTATTCCAGAAGATTTATTTATTTCAATATTTGCTCTCGGTAGAGTCCCAGGATGGACTTTAAATGTCGCAGAACAATATGATAATAATATTCTTTTAAGACCTCGTCTTGAGTATGTTGGCCCTATGGATCTTGAGTATAAGGATATTGACTCACGTTAA